The following are from one region of the Leptospira harrisiae genome:
- a CDS encoding type I 3-dehydroquinate dehydratase yields MPDSYKIVASVGEDDLRHLQKKDVKDVDIIEVRLDLFSRNYIQKEMKKKLKALGLPVLFTYRRAEDSSVRSYVKLFHEDVEGILKDFNDNANYLDIELNREDTIFRNYDTLNYRIIYSYHSFKKSILANEMTNFINKAKPVKKKNPIFKFAITPEDIEETADFLNDIKLLSKSNTMIGICMGELGLISRVFGDKFHSSFTYMTLGEPKAPGQISVDTFKKLRADLFKTPGSGKDSKED; encoded by the coding sequence ATGCCAGATTCATATAAAATTGTAGCTTCTGTTGGTGAAGATGATCTTCGCCATTTACAAAAAAAAGATGTGAAGGACGTCGATATCATTGAAGTCCGATTGGATCTTTTTTCCAGGAACTACATACAAAAAGAAATGAAAAAAAAACTGAAGGCACTTGGCCTTCCTGTTTTATTCACTTATCGAAGAGCTGAGGATAGCAGTGTACGTTCCTATGTTAAACTTTTTCACGAAGATGTCGAAGGAATATTAAAAGATTTTAATGATAATGCCAATTACCTAGACATAGAATTAAATCGCGAAGACACAATTTTTCGCAATTACGATACACTAAATTACAGAATCATTTACTCTTATCATTCTTTTAAAAAATCCATCCTTGCCAATGAAATGACAAATTTCATTAATAAAGCAAAACCAGTAAAAAAGAAAAACCCAATCTTCAAGTTTGCGATCACACCAGAGGATATAGAAGAAACTGCAGATTTTTTAAACGATATTAAACTTTTATCAAAATCAAATACAATGATTGGTATTTGTATGGGAGAACTTGGACTTATTTCTCGAGTTTTTGGAGATAAATTTCACTCTTCTTTCACCTACATGACATTAGGTGAACCAAAAGCACCAGGACAAATTTCCGTCGATACTTTTAAAAAACTTCGTGCCGATTTATTTAAAACTCCTGGTTCAGGAAAAGATTCCAAAGAAGACTAA
- a CDS encoding tetratricopeptide repeat protein: MESVRKYLSLVLIFVIFQPTLFAIDSDAMKEGKKAFSKKAYGEAIKKFTKHADSHPQDGEAYMYLGYIYEYKKDYPKSIQNFRRAADLDLDKDQRKTVLLKLALFFNYHQDWNLSATYSSRYLKYDPKNEEVQKIYNRAVGNKGNPSSSQSYSHQTKVDSKPSETKQSEGKKDSVRKHEEVTDDSETTKPSEHYEQLLANQPNLEDLRWDYVLALFEEKKYDKAEANLKILIEKNASRSRYHYKLGIVKLRQDDPKSAIESFERAKKNPFSKDTNVFLYYVYLNEGIAFQKLAELDKAEISFQQAYKQLQKDPPLLALARLYEQKSDWENCISSADKALSLNPNQIESHMFRFVCMFEAGKRTKKFETSFAKYAEFIDSKFPDLTQTPEKYQVGFIKLARRYTETNAFDKAESYFSLLEEDPSRAETREFLFYRGRNYFYSGKVDLAISILQKVTGSSSGHYLLARCYSKKGDLTKTKEQFKLAADLKPEYWTSESLEKDFREVWKDSSFRDFINTKAGTVTSQNQS, translated from the coding sequence TTGGAATCCGTGCGGAAATATCTTTCCTTAGTTTTAATCTTTGTAATCTTTCAACCTACACTCTTTGCCATCGATAGTGATGCGATGAAAGAAGGAAAAAAAGCTTTTTCTAAAAAAGCCTATGGCGAAGCGATTAAAAAATTTACAAAACACGCCGACTCACACCCGCAAGACGGTGAAGCATATATGTATTTGGGTTATATTTATGAATATAAAAAAGATTATCCCAAATCCATTCAAAACTTTAGAAGAGCTGCCGATTTGGATCTGGACAAAGACCAGAGAAAAACTGTCCTATTGAAACTTGCACTTTTTTTTAATTACCACCAAGATTGGAATCTTTCGGCAACATACTCATCTCGTTATTTAAAATATGATCCAAAAAACGAAGAAGTTCAAAAGATATATAATCGAGCCGTGGGAAACAAAGGAAATCCTTCTTCCTCACAATCCTATTCCCACCAAACAAAAGTTGATTCCAAACCTTCAGAAACAAAACAATCAGAAGGCAAAAAAGATTCTGTAAGAAAACATGAAGAAGTTACTGATGATTCGGAAACTACTAAACCGAGCGAACACTATGAACAACTTTTGGCAAATCAACCAAATTTAGAAGATCTTCGTTGGGATTATGTTTTGGCACTCTTCGAAGAAAAAAAATATGATAAAGCAGAAGCAAATTTAAAGATCCTCATTGAAAAAAATGCATCTAGGTCTAGATACCATTACAAACTTGGGATCGTTAAACTAAGACAGGATGATCCTAAGTCTGCGATTGAATCATTCGAAAGAGCAAAAAAAAATCCATTTTCAAAAGATACCAATGTATTCTTGTATTACGTTTATTTAAACGAAGGTATAGCCTTTCAAAAGTTAGCTGAACTAGATAAAGCTGAAATTTCTTTCCAACAAGCCTACAAACAACTACAAAAAGATCCTCCGCTTTTAGCATTGGCAAGATTATACGAACAAAAATCGGATTGGGAAAATTGTATTTCTAGTGCAGACAAAGCTTTATCTCTCAATCCAAATCAAATTGAATCCCATATGTTTCGTTTTGTTTGTATGTTTGAGGCTGGCAAAAGAACTAAAAAATTTGAAACGAGTTTCGCAAAATACGCTGAATTCATAGATTCTAAATTTCCCGACCTAACTCAAACCCCTGAGAAATACCAAGTCGGTTTTATTAAACTAGCAAGGCGTTATACAGAAACCAATGCCTTTGACAAAGCTGAATCTTATTTTTCTCTTTTGGAAGAAGATCCATCTCGGGCAGAAACTCGGGAGTTTTTATTTTATCGTGGGAGAAATTATTTTTATTCAGGGAAAGTGGATTTGGCCATTTCCATTTTACAAAAAGTAACCGGTTCGTCTTCAGGACACTATCTACTAGCAAGATGTTATTCTAAAAAGGGCGACCTAACCAAAACGAAAGAACAGTTTAAATTGGCAGCGGATTTAAAACCTGAGTATTGGACCTCTGAATCACTAGAAAAAGATTTTAGAGAGGTTTGGAAAGATTCGTCCTTTCGGGATTTTATTAATACAAAAGCGGGAACTGTGACTTCCCAAAACCAATCATAA